From Streptosporangium album, the proteins below share one genomic window:
- a CDS encoding quinone oxidoreductase family protein, with the protein MRAIVVSATGGPEVLTYTEHPDPVLNPGEVLVDIAAGGVNFIDVYQRMGRYPLSLPFVPGNEGAGTVAAVGEDVRGISVGDTVAWANVMGSYAEKAVVPASHLVAVPDGVTADTAAALMLQGMTAHYLTHSTYEVKPGDDVLVHAAAGGVGLLLTQIAKLRGARVIGTVSTEEKEKLARQAGADEVIRYGGFSEAVRELAGSGVHVVYDGVGAATFDGSIASLRPRGMMALYGQASGPVPPIDPQVLNKGGSLFLTRPTLVHYIATRDELAWRASDLFGWVASGQLQVHISHRYPLAEAARAHEDLEARRTTGKLLLIP; encoded by the coding sequence ACCCCGGTGAGGTGCTGGTCGACATCGCGGCCGGCGGCGTGAACTTCATCGACGTCTACCAGCGGATGGGCCGCTACCCGCTATCCCTCCCCTTCGTCCCCGGCAACGAGGGCGCGGGCACCGTCGCCGCGGTCGGCGAGGACGTGCGGGGGATCTCCGTGGGAGACACGGTGGCCTGGGCGAACGTGATGGGCAGCTACGCGGAGAAGGCCGTGGTGCCCGCGTCCCACCTGGTCGCCGTGCCCGACGGCGTCACGGCCGACACCGCGGCGGCCCTGATGCTCCAGGGGATGACCGCGCACTACCTGACCCATTCCACCTACGAGGTGAAGCCGGGCGACGACGTGCTGGTACACGCCGCGGCCGGAGGCGTGGGCCTGCTGCTCACCCAGATCGCCAAACTGCGCGGCGCCCGGGTGATCGGCACGGTCTCCACCGAGGAGAAGGAGAAGCTGGCCCGGCAGGCGGGCGCCGACGAGGTGATCCGCTACGGAGGATTCTCCGAGGCGGTCCGCGAGCTGGCCGGTTCCGGCGTGCACGTGGTCTACGACGGAGTGGGCGCCGCCACCTTCGACGGGAGCATCGCCTCGCTGCGCCCGCGCGGCATGATGGCCCTGTACGGCCAGGCCAGCGGCCCGGTCCCGCCCATCGACCCGCAGGTCCTCAACAAGGGCGGCTCCCTCTTCCTGACCCGGCCCACGCTCGTCCACTACATCGCCACCCGCGACGAGCTGGCCTGGCGGGCGAGCGACCTCTTCGGCTGGGTCGCCTCGGGACAGCTCCAGGTGCACATCTCGCACCGCTACCCCCTCGCCGAGGCCGCCCGCGCCCACGAGGACCTGGAGGCGCGCCGCACCACGGGCAAGCTCCTGCTCATCCCCTGA
- a CDS encoding winged helix-turn-helix domain-containing protein, with amino-acid sequence MDDKTRELDASALKGLAHPSRLRLLELLEHHGPATATQLAARTGENTGVTSYHLRRLARHGLIEDVPERGRGRERWWRAGHYSFDGDRFRRDPETAQAAEFLLAEMVRQRGAELTYWVEESRTTPRPWLEAGTHSQTALRLTREELADLVRDVSRVLDAYQERAGEGRRGEETPDTARVIVHFDAFPVGLGEQSRPE; translated from the coding sequence GTGGATGACAAGACTCGCGAACTCGACGCCTCGGCGCTCAAGGGGCTCGCCCATCCTTCCCGGCTCCGGCTCCTGGAGCTGCTGGAGCACCACGGCCCCGCGACGGCGACGCAGCTCGCCGCCAGGACCGGGGAGAACACCGGGGTGACGAGCTACCACCTACGCCGGCTCGCGCGGCACGGACTCATCGAGGACGTGCCGGAGCGGGGGAGGGGCAGGGAGCGCTGGTGGCGCGCCGGTCACTATTCCTTCGACGGTGACCGGTTCCGCCGCGACCCCGAGACGGCCCAGGCCGCCGAGTTCCTGCTCGCCGAGATGGTGCGCCAGCGGGGCGCCGAGCTCACCTACTGGGTGGAGGAGTCGCGGACCACCCCGCGTCCGTGGCTGGAGGCCGGAACCCATTCTCAGACGGCACTCCGCCTGACCAGGGAGGAGCTCGCCGACCTCGTGCGGGACGTCTCCCGGGTTCTCGACGCCTACCAGGAGAGGGCGGGGGAGGGGAGAAGGGGCGAGGAGACGCCGGACACCGCGCGCGTCATCGTCCACTTCGACGCCTTCCCCGTCGGCCTCGGGGAGCAGTCCCGGCCGGAATGA
- a CDS encoding MFS transporter — protein MIGPSFRWLWAASGLSNIGDGIVLVGVSLIAVTLTRSPLLVSLVSAAATLPWLLCALHAGAIADRHDRRRIMVMASWSRAGVLAALAVTAWLGTLSLPVLLAGALLLGIAEVFSDTSAQSVLPMAVPRDRLDTANGRLMAVQTVGNNFLGGPLAGVLIGIGSTAVLGAPALLYAMAGLALLGMRGRFRVESPSTRSLRADITDSLRYLRDHRVLRALAVFSGVLNFANAAYFAVFVLWVVGEESPVGLSASGYGILMAALAAGAVTGSLLAGRLTRRAGQVRTLLTADLVNSLLLLVPVLIPTPVAIGVTALLLGATNAVTNVIVVSLRQRLIPEDLLGRVNAGYRLIGMGASPLGAAAGGLLGSQAGLPAVFYTAAGLCVLAVALVARTVSPRSVAAAEAVTERPAGLHAPAGAAPGRPAE, from the coding sequence GTGATCGGACCGTCGTTCCGCTGGCTGTGGGCCGCCTCCGGCCTGTCGAACATCGGCGACGGCATCGTGCTCGTCGGTGTGTCCCTGATCGCGGTGACCCTGACCAGGTCGCCGCTGCTGGTGTCCCTGGTCAGCGCGGCGGCGACGCTGCCCTGGCTACTGTGCGCCCTGCACGCGGGCGCCATCGCCGACCGGCACGACCGGCGCCGGATCATGGTCATGGCGAGCTGGAGCCGGGCCGGTGTGCTGGCGGCGCTGGCCGTGACGGCGTGGCTGGGGACGCTCAGCCTGCCGGTGCTCCTCGCCGGAGCGCTCCTGCTCGGCATCGCCGAGGTCTTCTCCGACACTTCGGCGCAGTCCGTGCTGCCGATGGCCGTACCGCGCGATCGACTCGACACCGCCAACGGCCGGCTCATGGCCGTGCAGACGGTCGGCAACAACTTCCTCGGGGGCCCGCTGGCCGGGGTCCTGATCGGGATCGGTTCGACCGCGGTGCTCGGGGCGCCCGCGCTGCTCTACGCCATGGCGGGGCTGGCCCTGCTCGGCATGCGCGGGCGCTTCCGGGTCGAGAGCCCGTCGACGCGCTCCCTGCGCGCCGACATCACCGACAGCCTGCGCTACCTGCGAGACCACCGCGTCCTGCGGGCCCTCGCCGTCTTCTCCGGCGTTCTCAACTTCGCCAACGCGGCCTACTTCGCGGTCTTCGTGCTCTGGGTGGTCGGCGAGGAGTCACCGGTGGGGCTCTCAGCCAGTGGCTACGGCATCCTCATGGCGGCGCTGGCCGCCGGGGCGGTGACGGGCTCCCTGCTGGCCGGCCGCCTGACCCGCCGCGCCGGGCAGGTCAGGACACTGCTGACCGCCGACCTGGTCAACAGCCTCCTGCTGCTGGTGCCCGTCCTGATCCCCACCCCGGTCGCGATCGGCGTCACCGCCCTGCTCCTCGGCGCGACCAACGCCGTCACCAACGTCATCGTGGTGTCGCTGCGGCAGCGGCTCATCCCCGAGGACCTTCTCGGCCGGGTCAACGCGGGCTACCGCCTGATCGGCATGGGGGCCTCCCCCCTCGGTGCGGCGGCCGGCGGGCTCCTCGGCTCCCAGGCCGGGCTGCCCGCCGTCTTCTACACCGCCGCCGGACTGTGCGTCCTCGCGGTCGCCCTGGTCGCCCGCACCGTTTCCCCCCGCTCCGTGGCCGCCGCCGAGGCGGTCACCGAACGGCCCGCGGGCCTTCACGCGCCCGCCGGGGCGGCGCCCGGCCGTCCCGCTGAATGA
- a CDS encoding PucR family transcriptional regulator, whose protein sequence is MDEVPGVPAGLLGGHPRVLAAAAATGRLPGRDALDDYRAAGARAAESGVPLRALVEAALIMAEPVVPVPLPALRRMVSALMEGYENAQRLALRQEETARREFVDDLLQGRADRLAERAEHFGLRLAETYVVAVARSSGPPYAGEAGDGDVVARRIEEAMVSRFGSHNVLVAVRDGGLVCVVPGSLTVATGEFTHHVRQLFAPGWRVGLGRPHRGPGGVVTSYREAAGAIELGDRLGLRASVLKAADLLVFPVLLRDRAAIDDLVTTVLSPLLDARGGPEPLLGTLEAVFASQGNQTAAARRLGVSTRAVTYRLERIRRLTGFSPDDPTQRFTLETAVLGARLLDWPAHPLP, encoded by the coding sequence ATGGACGAGGTCCCGGGGGTGCCCGCCGGCCTGCTCGGCGGACACCCCCGTGTTCTGGCGGCCGCCGCCGCGACCGGGCGGCTGCCCGGCCGTGACGCGCTGGACGACTACCGCGCCGCCGGCGCGCGGGCCGCCGAGTCGGGCGTGCCGCTGCGCGCGCTCGTCGAGGCCGCCCTGATCATGGCCGAACCCGTGGTCCCGGTCCCGCTCCCGGCCCTCAGGCGGATGGTCTCGGCCCTGATGGAGGGCTACGAGAACGCCCAGCGGCTGGCCCTGCGCCAGGAGGAGACCGCGCGCAGGGAGTTCGTTGACGACCTGCTCCAGGGCCGGGCCGACCGGCTCGCCGAGCGTGCCGAGCACTTCGGGCTCAGGCTGGCCGAGACCTACGTGGTCGCGGTCGCCCGCTCCTCGGGCCCGCCGTACGCCGGCGAGGCGGGAGACGGTGACGTGGTGGCCCGGCGGATCGAGGAGGCGATGGTCTCCCGGTTCGGCTCGCACAACGTGCTGGTCGCGGTACGCGACGGCGGGCTGGTGTGCGTCGTGCCGGGCAGCCTCACCGTGGCGACGGGGGAGTTCACCCACCACGTGAGACAGCTGTTCGCGCCCGGCTGGCGGGTCGGGCTGGGGCGGCCCCACCGGGGGCCCGGTGGCGTGGTCACCTCCTACCGGGAGGCCGCCGGCGCCATCGAGCTCGGCGACCGGCTGGGACTGCGGGCATCCGTGCTCAAGGCCGCCGATCTGCTGGTCTTCCCGGTGCTCCTGCGGGACAGGGCGGCGATCGACGATCTGGTGACGACCGTGCTCAGCCCGCTGCTGGATGCCCGGGGCGGCCCGGAGCCGCTGCTCGGCACGCTGGAGGCCGTCTTCGCTTCGCAGGGCAACCAGACCGCCGCGGCGCGCAGGCTCGGCGTCAGCACCCGGGCGGTGACCTACCGGCTGGAGCGGATCCGCCGCCTCACCGGGTTCTCACCCGACGACCCCACCCAGCGGTTCACCCTGGAGACGGCGGTGCTGGGCGCCCGGCTGCTGGACTGGCCCGCCCACCCGCTGCCCTGA
- a CDS encoding ABC transporter permease subunit, producing the protein MPVLVSKSLRDYRRALVGWTIGITAFCGLYLSFYPSMTRDPEVYGPAALAKFPGAMRDLMGGMEDFTSGVGYLHSLVYQLFGPMLFVVCASILGNRALAQPEESGTLELTLTLPIDRRRLVFERFAALALGLLGLAVVTFLAVWALTSAVGLNVAPGRILAGHTGILLLGLFFGTLALAVGAAVGRRNIAMAVVGVVAVGGYVIETMGKNVDAIAWLRWVSPFHYYLDGRPLYQGFPTGDYLVLAGATVALLLTAILAFDRRDVGV; encoded by the coding sequence ATGCCCGTACTGGTGTCTAAGAGCCTGCGGGACTACCGGAGGGCGCTGGTGGGCTGGACCATCGGCATCACCGCGTTCTGCGGGCTGTACCTGTCGTTCTATCCCAGCATGACCAGGGACCCCGAGGTGTACGGCCCGGCCGCGCTGGCCAAGTTCCCCGGTGCCATGCGCGACCTGATGGGAGGCATGGAGGACTTCACCAGCGGCGTGGGCTACCTGCACAGCCTGGTCTACCAGCTGTTCGGGCCGATGCTGTTCGTCGTCTGCGCCTCGATCCTCGGCAACCGGGCCCTCGCGCAGCCGGAGGAGTCCGGCACGCTGGAGCTGACCCTCACGCTGCCGATCGACCGCAGGCGGCTGGTCTTCGAGCGCTTCGCCGCTCTCGCCCTCGGCCTGCTGGGCCTGGCGGTGGTGACGTTCCTCGCGGTGTGGGCGCTGACGTCCGCCGTCGGGCTGAACGTGGCGCCCGGCCGGATCCTCGCCGGTCACACCGGGATCCTCCTGCTCGGTCTGTTCTTCGGCACGCTGGCCCTCGCGGTGGGCGCCGCCGTGGGGCGCAGGAACATCGCCATGGCCGTGGTGGGGGTGGTCGCGGTGGGCGGCTACGTCATCGAGACCATGGGCAAAAACGTGGACGCGATCGCCTGGCTCCGGTGGGTCTCGCCGTTCCACTACTACCTCGACGGCAGGCCCCTCTACCAGGGCTTCCCCACCGGTGATTATCTGGTTCTCGCGGGAGCGACGGTGGCGCTGCTCCTGACCGCGATCCTCGCCTTCGATCGGCGTGACGTAGGAGTCTGA
- a CDS encoding ABC transporter ATP-binding protein encodes MTAVVETEGLTKFYGRRRGLEDLNLVIRPGEVFGYLGPNGAGKTTTIRLLLDVIRPTAGRVTVLGVDPRDARVRGRIGYLPGELTLEGRERARDYLTFLGGMRGGVPRERITRLAERLEADLSVPMGKLSKGNKQKVGLIQAFMHEPEFLILDEPTSGLDPLVQQEFLAMVREVRASGRTVLMSSHVLAEAENVSDRVGIVRAGRLVAVEDVAALRERAVRTVEFHFDAPVPREAFENLPGVRDLRVEGTSVRVTIDGRPDALVKAAARFTVVHMVSADPDLEEIFLTYYSEEGERHARTGV; translated from the coding sequence ATGACAGCGGTAGTGGAGACCGAGGGACTTACCAAGTTCTACGGTAGGCGCCGGGGGCTCGAGGATCTCAACCTCGTGATCCGTCCCGGAGAGGTGTTCGGGTACCTCGGCCCGAACGGTGCGGGGAAGACGACCACGATCAGGTTGCTCCTCGACGTGATCAGGCCCACCGCCGGCCGGGTGACCGTGCTCGGCGTCGATCCGCGCGACGCGAGGGTGCGCGGCCGGATCGGCTACCTGCCCGGGGAGCTGACCCTGGAGGGCAGGGAGAGGGCGAGGGACTATCTCACCTTCCTGGGCGGGATGCGCGGCGGCGTGCCCAGGGAACGGATCACCAGGCTGGCCGAACGGCTGGAAGCCGACCTGTCGGTGCCCATGGGCAAGCTCTCCAAGGGCAACAAGCAGAAGGTGGGCCTGATCCAGGCTTTCATGCACGAGCCGGAGTTCCTGATCCTGGACGAACCGACCAGCGGCCTGGACCCGCTGGTGCAGCAGGAGTTCCTGGCGATGGTCCGGGAGGTCCGCGCCTCGGGCCGGACCGTGCTGATGTCCTCACACGTGCTCGCCGAGGCCGAGAACGTCTCCGACCGGGTGGGGATCGTGCGCGCCGGGCGGCTGGTGGCGGTGGAGGACGTCGCCGCGTTACGGGAGAGGGCGGTGCGGACGGTGGAGTTCCACTTCGACGCGCCGGTGCCCCGCGAGGCGTTCGAGAATCTCCCGGGCGTGCGGGACCTGCGGGTGGAGGGCACGAGCGTCCGCGTTACGATCGACGGCCGTCCCGACGCGCTGGTGAAGGCGGCGGCACGGTTCACGGTGGTGCACATGGTCAGCGCCGATCCCGATCTTGAGGAGATCTTCCTCACCTATTACAGCGAGGAGGGGGAGCGCCATGCCCGTACTGGTGTCTAA
- a CDS encoding patatin-like phospholipase family protein has product MNVDTAFVLGGGGVLGAHEVGMLRALDEAGIKPDVIVGTSVGALNGVMLAAAPGDAVADLAGLWRSDVVRTAFGGSWMTRLSTLARSGTHLHSPGPLRDLLTEMLPVSRIEDLAVPFQCVAASVERATAHWFTEGPVVDAVLASCAVPGLLPPIRIGDDHFFDGGLVHSIPVGRAVALGARRMYVLHVGRIERPLVAPRRPWEVGLIAFEIARRHRFTEEMAALPSDIEVHIMPAGMDARPGVDLSQLRYRDSSRISGYIDRAYRASSHYLAQHSPR; this is encoded by the coding sequence ATGAATGTGGACACGGCCTTCGTGCTCGGCGGCGGCGGGGTGCTCGGCGCGCACGAGGTGGGCATGCTGCGGGCGCTGGACGAGGCGGGCATCAAGCCGGACGTGATCGTCGGCACGTCCGTGGGCGCGCTGAACGGCGTCATGCTCGCCGCCGCCCCCGGCGACGCGGTCGCCGACCTGGCCGGGCTGTGGCGCTCCGACGTGGTCCGCACGGCCTTCGGCGGGTCGTGGATGACCCGGTTGTCCACCCTCGCCAGGAGCGGCACCCACCTGCACTCCCCCGGCCCGCTACGCGACCTGCTGACCGAGATGCTCCCGGTCTCCCGCATCGAGGATCTGGCCGTGCCGTTCCAGTGCGTGGCCGCCTCCGTCGAGCGCGCGACCGCCCATTGGTTCACCGAGGGCCCCGTGGTCGACGCGGTCCTCGCCTCCTGCGCCGTCCCCGGCCTGCTGCCCCCCATCCGCATCGGCGACGACCATTTCTTCGACGGCGGGCTGGTCCACAGCATCCCGGTCGGCCGGGCCGTCGCCCTCGGCGCCCGCCGCATGTACGTCCTGCACGTCGGCCGGATCGAACGGCCCCTGGTCGCTCCGCGCCGCCCGTGGGAGGTCGGCCTGATCGCCTTCGAGATCGCCCGCCGTCACCGTTTCACCGAGGAGATGGCCGCGCTGCCCTCCGACATCGAGGTCCACATCATGCCCGCCGGCATGGATGCCCGCCCCGGAGTGGATCTCTCGCAACTGCGCTACCGGGATTCATCGCGTATATCTGGATATATCGACCGCGCCTACCGGGCTTCGTCCCACTATCTGGCCCAGCACTCGCCCCGCTGA
- a CDS encoding 1-acyl-sn-glycerol-3-phosphate acyltransferase — protein sequence MLPPRFLRRLVLAPLVIVLAVAAVVTLPIWLLVVAAASLRLPPPQRRGTRLVWFAVAWLTLETMALIACFGIWVTSGFGGRLSRDEYEERHYALIKWFLSKVYEAAERIFGLSVEIDGPPPHPDELSRRLTRPVIVLSRHAGPGDSVLLVHHLLSAYGRRPRIVMKAALQLDPSLDVLTNRLPNAFVPRNVDSGGIIAEIRRLASGMDADDALVIFPEGGNFTPRRQARAIRRLERKGLAEEAARARRLNHLLAPHPGGAIAAIDACPAADVVFVAHTGLDDLVTLGDLWRKLPVRAEVRATWWRVSAADVPRDDEDRIRWLYDHWERIDVWIAANHSAPAGGD from the coding sequence GTGCTCCCTCCCCGTTTCCTGCGCCGCCTGGTCCTCGCGCCGCTCGTCATCGTGCTCGCCGTGGCCGCGGTGGTCACGCTCCCGATCTGGCTGCTGGTGGTGGCGGCGGCCTCCCTGCGGCTGCCGCCCCCGCAGCGGCGCGGCACCCGGCTGGTCTGGTTCGCGGTGGCGTGGCTGACCCTGGAGACGATGGCGCTCATCGCCTGCTTCGGCATCTGGGTGACCTCCGGATTCGGCGGGCGGCTCAGCCGGGACGAGTACGAGGAGCGGCACTACGCCCTCATCAAATGGTTCCTCTCCAAGGTGTACGAGGCGGCCGAACGGATCTTCGGCCTGAGCGTCGAGATCGACGGGCCACCACCGCACCCGGACGAGCTCTCCCGGCGGCTGACCCGCCCGGTCATCGTCCTGTCCCGCCACGCGGGCCCCGGCGACTCCGTCCTCCTGGTCCACCATCTCCTCAGCGCGTACGGCAGGCGCCCCAGGATCGTGATGAAGGCGGCCCTGCAGCTCGACCCGTCCCTGGACGTGCTGACCAACCGGCTGCCCAACGCCTTCGTCCCCCGCAACGTCGATTCGGGCGGCATCATCGCCGAGATCCGCCGGCTGGCCTCCGGCATGGACGCCGACGACGCCCTGGTGATCTTCCCTGAGGGGGGCAACTTCACCCCCAGAAGGCAGGCTCGGGCCATCCGCCGCCTGGAGCGCAAGGGCCTGGCCGAGGAGGCCGCCCGCGCCCGCCGCCTGAACCACCTGCTGGCCCCCCACCCCGGCGGGGCCATCGCCGCCATCGACGCCTGCCCGGCCGCCGACGTGGTCTTCGTCGCCCACACCGGCCTGGACGACCTGGTGACCCTCGGCGACCTCTGGCGCAAGCTGCCCGTGCGGGCCGAGGTCAGGGCCACGTGGTGGCGGGTGAGCGCGGCCGACGTGCCCCGCGACGACGAGGACCGGATCCGCTGGCTCTACGACCACTGGGAGCGGATCGACGTCTGGATCGCCGCCAACCACAGCGCCCCGGCGGGCGGAGACTGA
- a CDS encoding NACHT domain-containing protein → MSGLEAVVAATGKAVAGRALREGLAVRAGREERNADLSDRAVPAADMDAIKLAKDIRSGLPDPARQLGEAGARLYDVLLDECLDCLVRILQQLPQYLPRAATEVLGRLSSVEERIAALGQQVSAALGRLLARSLDAPAVLPRGDLLAAYPGTRTVVTSRPAAADTRWLDEEDFSPVALEPMTPTDLRELVRQWHAAMRGPPSLPCASERLDEYEGALLARFESSPHLQMLASAPLLAAMLCALNLDRGKQLPCSRMGLYAAALELLLERRDAERGIAAEVVLEPEQKVRVLQDLAWQLAVWGRSELSKATALKRVEEKIRTMPRVDATAEAVLDHLLQRSGVIREPVPGRIDFVHRTVQEYLAAKQATDDADVEPLVERAHLDQWRETVVMAAGHANAPGGSSPDTGEIPARTSSGSWSPGGTTSTMTTTPPRSLRTPSCPSIR, encoded by the coding sequence ATGTCCGGACTGGAAGCTGTCGTCGCCGCGACGGGAAAGGCCGTCGCGGGACGTGCCCTGCGGGAGGGCCTCGCCGTCCGGGCGGGCAGGGAGGAGCGGAACGCCGACCTCTCCGACCGGGCCGTGCCGGCCGCCGACATGGACGCGATCAAGCTCGCGAAGGACATCCGGTCCGGCCTGCCCGACCCGGCTCGGCAGCTCGGTGAGGCCGGGGCGCGGCTGTACGACGTGCTGCTGGACGAGTGCCTCGACTGCCTGGTCCGGATCCTCCAGCAGCTCCCGCAGTATCTGCCCCGGGCCGCCACCGAGGTCCTCGGCCGCCTGTCGTCCGTCGAGGAGCGGATCGCCGCCCTCGGCCAGCAGGTGTCCGCGGCGCTCGGCCGTCTCCTGGCCCGCTCGCTCGACGCGCCCGCCGTACTCCCGCGCGGCGACCTGCTCGCCGCCTATCCCGGGACCAGGACCGTCGTCACCTCCCGCCCGGCGGCGGCCGACACGCGCTGGCTCGATGAGGAGGATTTCTCGCCGGTGGCGCTGGAGCCGATGACCCCGACCGACCTGCGCGAGCTCGTACGGCAGTGGCACGCGGCGATGCGAGGGCCACCGAGCCTGCCGTGCGCATCCGAGAGGCTGGACGAGTACGAGGGCGCGCTGCTGGCCCGGTTCGAGAGCAGCCCTCATCTGCAGATGCTCGCCTCGGCGCCGCTGCTCGCGGCGATGCTGTGCGCGCTGAACCTGGACCGCGGCAAGCAGCTGCCGTGCAGCAGGATGGGGCTGTACGCGGCGGCGCTGGAGCTGCTGCTGGAGCGCCGGGACGCCGAACGCGGGATCGCCGCCGAGGTCGTCCTCGAACCCGAGCAGAAGGTGCGGGTGCTGCAGGACCTGGCCTGGCAGCTCGCCGTCTGGGGGCGGTCGGAGCTGTCCAAGGCCACGGCGCTCAAACGGGTCGAGGAGAAGATCCGGACCATGCCCCGGGTGGACGCGACAGCCGAGGCGGTGCTCGACCACCTGCTGCAGCGGAGCGGGGTGATCCGGGAACCGGTGCCGGGCCGGATCGACTTCGTCCACCGGACGGTGCAGGAGTATCTCGCGGCCAAGCAGGCCACCGACGACGCGGACGTGGAGCCGCTGGTCGAACGGGCACACCTGGACCAGTGGCGCGAGACGGTGGTGATGGCCGCCGGTCACGCCAACGCGCCCGGGGGAAGCTCGCCGGATACCGGGGAGATCCCCGCGAGGACGTCCAGCGGGAGCTGGTCACCGGGTGGGACTACTTCGACCATGACGACTACGCCGCCCAGGTCTTTGCGGACGCCGTCCTGCCCCTCGATACGCTGA
- a CDS encoding SHOCT domain-containing protein — translation MTRVVLILFIIAVVAVVAAVVLGVALVLRASRRPRPLSDDPREILRRRYAAGEIDEDEYLRRMSGLSQDW, via the coding sequence ATGACCCGGGTCGTGCTGATCCTTTTCATTATCGCTGTGGTCGCCGTGGTCGCCGCGGTGGTCCTCGGCGTCGCTCTGGTGCTGCGCGCGTCCAGGAGGCCCCGGCCTCTCTCCGACGACCCCCGTGAGATCCTCAGGCGCCGCTACGCCGCCGGTGAGATCGACGAGGACGAATACCTCCGTCGCATGTCCGGCCTCTCCCAGGACTGGTAG